A stretch of Ranitomeya variabilis isolate aRanVar5 chromosome 3, aRanVar5.hap1, whole genome shotgun sequence DNA encodes these proteins:
- the BHLHA9 gene encoding class A basic helix-loop-helix protein 9, with amino-acid sequence MSLIESDFSDDEQEIEDEINESGEQSLQKLQTPESESEAEDAKPKKRTRPVRSKARRVAANVRERKRILDYNQAFNALRLALKHDLSGKRLSKIATLKRAINRISTLSMFLHSSPESKWVCNHTECHLQHERHRQPEIHDESPQAYITPPQSHQDIHSELSYGEAPHLQQSHSPYYTRQSPETTYLQCQYGSPTEDISLPSTPYSFYPHGGYSIGVRGACFPQQMDNISDHSSGPFVWQVGFLQGSGYQHSLSMH; translated from the coding sequence ATGAGCCTCATTGAGTCAGACTTCTCCGATGATGAGCAAGAGATAGAAGATGAAATTAATGAGAGCGGTGAGCAGtctttacaaaaactgcaaacgccAGAGAGTGAAAGTGAAGCAGAGGATGCCAAGCCAAAGAAGAGGACCAGGCCGGTGAGGTCAAAGGCCAGGCGGGTAGCAGCTAATGTCCGAGAACGAAAGAGGATCCTGGACTACAATCAAGCCTTCAATGCTTTACGGCTGGCCCTTAAACATGACCTGAGTGGAAAAAGACTATCTAAGATAGCAACTCTGAAAAGAGCAATCAACCGGATTTCTACTCTGTCCATGTTCCTGCATTCAAGTCCTGAGTCAAAATGGGTCTGCAACCACACAGAATGCCATCTTCAACATGAAAGGCACAGACAGCCAGAAATCCATGATGAAAGTCCTCAGGCCTACATAACGCCACCTCAGTCTCATCAAGACATACACTCAGAGCTTAGCTATGGGGAGGCTCCACATCTCCAGCAATCTCACTCTCCTTACTATACTAGACAGTCACCTGAGACTACTTATCTACAATGCCAATATGGAAGCCCAACGGAGGATATTTCATTGCCAAGCACCCCTTACTCTTTCTATCCACATGGTGGCTACAGCATCGGAGTAAGAGGTGCCTGCTTCCCTCAACAGATGGACAACATTTCAGACCATTCTTCCGGACCATTTGTATGGCAGGTTGGTTTCTTACAAGGATCAGGCTACCAACATTCCCTTTCCATGCACTAA